The DNA segment AGGTGATCATAGCAACAGCCAAAATAATAGGGTTAGATCCAATCGAGTTTAGCAATACGTTATTTAGTGATAAAGTGAAACAAGCCGTAGAAAAAGATATACGTCAAGCGAATAAGTTGGGTATCAGAACAATCCCCACCATAGTCATTAACGGTGAAAAAGTTATTTCTCAAACATTGACTAATCAACAATTAGACACGTTATTTAGTCAATAACGATTCGCGAATCGTCTCGATTGATAGATGCTGTGCAATGTGCACAATTCAGGTACACTGCCCAGTATCAATGTATGACTACCTCAACGAGTTTCTAATCTTATGGCTACTGTTCGCGCCACCTATGCTTCGCATATCGTACTGCCAGAAAACGTAACCGATAAACCCACGGTATGCAGTTTTCTTATCGGTCATTTCAAACAGATTGATGCGACAGTATGGCAACAACGGATCATCGATGGCAAAGTGCATTGGCGTGATGGTAGCTTAATTACCCTAGATTGTGCGTTTATACCACGAGAGCGAGTCTATTATTACCGTGAGGTTGCGGTAGAAAAAAAGATCCCTTTTCCTGAAAAAATCATGTACGAAGATGACCACATTATTATTGCCTACAAGCCACATTTTTTAGCCGTGAGTCCTAGCGGTCAATTCATTAATGAGTGTTTAGTTAACCGCCTAAGAATAAAAACCGGTATCGATACATTGGTAACAGCACATCGCCTTGACCGTGCGACAGCAGGCTTAATGCTGCTATCTAAGCACCCAGAGCAGCGCCACCTTTACCATGATTTGTTTAAGTATGCCAATATCACCAAACATTACCAAGCCATTGCCCGATTAACACCCGAGTTATACCAACAACAGCAACAAGCTGAACTTGTGCTACCATTACATTGGACTGTAAAAAATAACATTGTCAAAGGCGAACCCAGTTTCACGATGAAAATTGCAGACGGTGAGGCGAATAGTCATTCTGAAATTGAATTGATTGCCGCTAAAGGTGAATTCGGATTGTTTAGACTGTCACCCATTACCGGGAAAACACACCAACTGCGCTTGCACATGAATAGTTTAGGCATGCCATTGGTAAACGACCGCTTATACCCAATATTATTAGACCGCTGTGATGATAACTTTAAGCAGCCATTGCAGTTATTAGCGCAACAGCTTGAATTTACCGATCCAGTGACCGGTATTGAACACAACATAGTGACCAAAACACTGGATATTGATACGCTAATGGATAAAACCATCGATATTATTTAGTCCATTTACACCGCAACATTTAATGCTTTTTCCATTTTGGCTTTGTCTTGATAAGTAGATTTAATCATTAAAATAACGAAGAAGATAAGCAGTCAAGGTGCAAACCGGCAAGTACATCCAAATAATGTTTCATGGATATATTAAACTATCGTTTTGACTATACGACAAGTTCATCGAACGAGATTAATGTATGACTGATCGATGCATCAATATCATCAATGTAAACCCCGGCACCATAAGTCCAGCCCCATGTAGGAAAACGTTTACTGTAAGAGATCTTACGAACCGTTTTACCACCAATAAACAATGGGAAACAATAGCTGACGAAAGTGCCTTCCGTTAATTGTTTTGCCTGTTCATGTATCGTCTGATAAGTAAAATCACCGTCAGTGTCTTGCAGCATTTTAACATTAGGATTAGAGTCATCAACACCGCCGAGAGAAGCCAGCAAGGTGTAATCATCATCAAACACAAAAATATAATTACCATCTAATAGCGAGAGGCGTTGTAAGGCTTGTTTTTGTGCCTGTTCAAGTGACAAAACCCCGGACTGGTAATACAGATCATAACGCTGAAAAATAGCTTCTGTTTTATCAATGATATTCACTAAACGTGACTTTCTTTCTGCTAGCATTTCTCCACGTAATATTGATAAATAACCGAATGCGGTAAACACCAACGCGATAAGGCTTAACACAACACACAAGATAATTTTACAGATAATTGAACAACGACGGCACATTACAGCCTCTACAACATAACGAAACAATCTATCCGCATGCTAACACAGTGAAAACATAAACCACTGTAAACAATGATAAAAATAGTATCATCAGGTAATTTAACACATATTATATTATCTACAACCCTATTGTATATATTTGCAGCATGATTAGATCACCAGAATGGCATCATTCGAGGAGGGCAATTAACGATAAGTCTACAGCAACAACCTACCGTTAATCATTCACTAGCAAAGCTGCTTATTTGACTACAATTTCATAGCTCGACGTGATTTCAGCTGCCTTTTCTAGCATTTTCGCCACAGAGCAATATTTTTCCATTGATAGCTCAACTGCACGTTTTACTTTTTTCTCATTAAGGTCAGTGCCCGATACGATAAAATGTGCGTTAATTTTAGTGAACACACGAGGTGGTTCAGGCGCTCGTTCACTCGTTAAATCAACCTCACAACCGAGGATATTTTGACGGCCTGTTTTTAAAATATCGACAACATCAATAGTGCTACATGCCCCCATCCCCATCAGCACAACTTCCATTGGACTCGCCGCAATACCATTACGGTCTCCATCCATAAGGATACCGTGACCCGTTTCTGACGTGCCCATCAGTTGCATTTTGTCGATCCACTTCACATTTGCTTTCATAAAATACCTCGTTAATGTCTAATTCAAGGTATTGAACAATATTTAATATCACAAAGGCAATAAAATACCGTCCCATATCCCAAATATAGTTAAAAATTACAAATAAATAGCAAGTCAATATTCAAAAAATGATATATTCACGTTGATATTGAACAGAAATCAACTCAGTTCTTGCTTATTAGTGTTATTGTCTCTTATGCTATCAAGTCAGTAATAATAATAAAATTAAAATATCGCAATACGGACATAATTTGCGATTATAATAACTTACAGAGGAATACCCATGGTTGTTATCGGCAAGCCACAATCCGACCCTACTTTAGAATGGTTTTTATCTCACTGTCATATTCACAAGTACCCTTCAAAAAGTACGCTGATCCATGCAGGAGAAAAAGCGGACACTTTATATTTTATCGTTAAAGGCTCTGTGGCAGTTCTAATTAAGGATGAAGAAGGCAAAGAAATGATCCTTTCTTATCTGAATCAAGGTGACTTCATGGGTGAACTAGGCCTATTTGAAGATACTGAAGAGCCTATACGTAGCGCATGGATCCGTGCTAAATCACCCTGTGAAGTAGCAGAGATTTCATATAAGAAATTCCGTCAATTAATCCAAGTTAACCCTGAAATTTTAATGCGTTTATCAGGTCAAATGGCTGAACGTCTACAGATAACCAGTCAAAAAGTTGGTGATCTAGCATTCCTAGACGTAACTGGCCGTATTGCACAAACGCTATTAAGCTTAGCCAAACAGCCTGACGCAATGACTCATCCAGACGGCATGCAAATTAAAATTACTCGTCAAGAAATTGGCCAGATCGTTGGTTGTTCACGTGAGACTGTTGGTCGTATCTTAAAGATGCTTGAAGAACAAGAGCTGATCTCAGCTCATGGTAAAACGATTGTTGTATTTGGCACACGCTAATTCAATCATTTTATTAAGCTAATAACACGGCGTCTGACATGTTACTCACAAGTCAGACGCCGTTTTTATTAACTGCTGTTTATGCGTTAGCTAATGTTGTGATTTATGCAATAGTTTAATTAACACTGACGTATCACTACGCTACTCGCCGACTAAAGTCACTTTCTTCGCCATTATATCCAACACAGGTAAAACGCACTCGTATACGTTTTCTTCGGCTAATAATGCGGATGTGGTTGTATGAACGATCAATATTGCATTGGCTTTCATTGCCGACAATACGCCATTTCAGCCGTAAACAACGCTACGCACGTCATCATCATTACCCACACATAAGCACTAAATCCGCATTAAGTGCAGCGAGATGTGGCGTATAGATACGTTCACCACTATATTTTTCGACCCAAGTGACGGCTAAACCAATAAATGCTATTTTAATTTTAATCATCTTTATGCCATGTCACTTTCTATTCAATTAACGGTTACGCAGCTAACCACTTTTCGATAGCTTGGCTCAGTTTTTTCATTCCTGCATGAATATCATCTTCTGGGATATTAAGTGCCGGCGTAAAACGTAATACATTAGCGCCAGCCACTAATATTAATAGCCCGTCTTGAGCTGCTTGATTCATGATCGCGATGGCTTGACCTTGATATTGTTCGTTTAACTCAGCACCTAATAATAAACCGTCACCACGAATGTCAGAGAAAATGGCATATTGGTTATTTATCTGCGTTAAAGCTTCTTTAAAAATGGCTGATTTTACCTTCACTTGCGCTAAAAAATCATCATTATTGATCGTATCAACGACAACCTCCGCAACACTACAAGCCAGTGGATTACCGCCATAAGTACTACCATGGGTTCCCACACTCAGACTCTTGGCAATATTACCTGTCGTTAACATCGCAGCAATAGGAAAACCAGCCCCAAGACCTTTTGCCGAGGTTAAAATATCAGGTTTTATATCAGTATGTTGATAAGCATAAAACGTTCCCGTACGGCCAACGCCCGTTTGCACTTCATCAAATATCAGCAGCGCATTGTATTTATCACACAGCGCCCGAACGCCTATCAGAAATTGCTGATTAGCCGCATTAATACCACCTTCACCTTGCAACGGTTCCATCATGACTGCACAGGTTTTATCACTCATTAATGCTTCAACGGCTGCCAAATCATTAAAGTCTACATGGTCAATAGCACCCGGTTTAGGACCAAAACCATCAGAATAAGACGATTGACCACCAACGGTCACTGTAAAGAAAGTTCTGCCGTGGAAACCCTTATTAAATGCGATGATCTGATCTTTGCCGTCACCAAATTTATCGAGTGCATAACGACGCGCTAACTTTAACGCCGCTTCGTTGGCTTCGGCACCAGAATTAGCAAAGAAAACTTTATCTGCAAACGTCGCCTTAGTCAGTTTTCTGGCTAACCTTAATGCCGGTTCATTCGTGAGTAAATTACTCACGTGCCATAATTTCTGGCTTTGTTGTTGCAACGTTGCAACTAAAGGAGGGTAACAA comes from the Moritella yayanosii genome and includes:
- a CDS encoding aspartate aminotransferase family protein — protein: MAVTRKDFDNVMVPNYAPAAMIPVRGQGSRVWDQADNEYIDFTAGIAVSCLGHCYPPLVATLQQQSQKLWHVSNLLTNEPALRLARKLTKATFADKVFFANSGAEANEAALKLARRYALDKFGDGKDQIIAFNKGFHGRTFFTVTVGGQSSYSDGFGPKPGAIDHVDFNDLAAVEALMSDKTCAVMMEPLQGEGGINAANQQFLIGVRALCDKYNALLIFDEVQTGVGRTGTFYAYQHTDIKPDILTSAKGLGAGFPIAAMLTTGNIAKSLSVGTHGSTYGGNPLACSVAEVVVDTINNDDFLAQVKVKSAIFKEALTQINNQYAIFSDIRGDGLLLGAELNEQYQGQAIAIMNQAAQDGLLILVAGANVLRFTPALNIPEDDIHAGMKKLSQAIEKWLAA
- a CDS encoding cache domain-containing protein; this translates as MCRRCSIICKIILCVVLSLIALVFTAFGYLSILRGEMLAERKSRLVNIIDKTEAIFQRYDLYYQSGVLSLEQAQKQALQRLSLLDGNYIFVFDDDYTLLASLGGVDDSNPNVKMLQDTDGDFTYQTIHEQAKQLTEGTFVSYCFPLFIGGKTVRKISYSKRFPTWGWTYGAGVYIDDIDASISHTLISFDELVV
- a CDS encoding OsmC family protein, encoding MKANVKWIDKMQLMGTSETGHGILMDGDRNGIAASPMEVVLMGMGACSTIDVVDILKTGRQNILGCEVDLTSERAPEPPRVFTKINAHFIVSGTDLNEKKVKRAVELSMEKYCSVAKMLEKAAEITSSYEIVVK
- the crp gene encoding cAMP-activated global transcriptional regulator CRP → MVVIGKPQSDPTLEWFLSHCHIHKYPSKSTLIHAGEKADTLYFIVKGSVAVLIKDEEGKEMILSYLNQGDFMGELGLFEDTEEPIRSAWIRAKSPCEVAEISYKKFRQLIQVNPEILMRLSGQMAERLQITSQKVGDLAFLDVTGRIAQTLLSLAKQPDAMTHPDGMQIKITRQEIGQIVGCSRETVGRILKMLEEQELISAHGKTIVVFGTR
- a CDS encoding pseudouridine synthase, translated to MATVRATYASHIVLPENVTDKPTVCSFLIGHFKQIDATVWQQRIIDGKVHWRDGSLITLDCAFIPRERVYYYREVAVEKKIPFPEKIMYEDDHIIIAYKPHFLAVSPSGQFINECLVNRLRIKTGIDTLVTAHRLDRATAGLMLLSKHPEQRHLYHDLFKYANITKHYQAIARLTPELYQQQQQAELVLPLHWTVKNNIVKGEPSFTMKIADGEANSHSEIELIAAKGEFGLFRLSPITGKTHQLRLHMNSLGMPLVNDRLYPILLDRCDDNFKQPLQLLAQQLEFTDPVTGIEHNIVTKTLDIDTLMDKTIDII